One part of the Ziziphus jujuba cultivar Dongzao chromosome 2, ASM3175591v1 genome encodes these proteins:
- the LOC125422384 gene encoding DNA damage-repair/toleration protein DRT100-like, whose translation MTFLTRLNLPENHVEGEIPSSIGKLCYLMHFDISSNNVTGTISEILKGTDCLSRKPLPSLQDLDLSSNNLVGKLPEWLGQPKNLVELHLLYNSRHGPIPASLGLTKILSVLWLGRNELNGTLLESLGQLSKLILLMVLPII comes from the coding sequence ATGACATTTCTTACTCGCTTAAATCTTCCTGAAAATCATGTTGAGGGTGAGATTCCAAGCTCTATTGGAAAACTTTGCTACCTGATGCATTTTGATATATCAAGTAATAACGTGACTGGTACTATATCCGAAATCCTTAAAGGAACAGATTGTCTGTCCAGGAAGCCACTACCTAGTCTACAGGATTTGGATTTGTCAAGTAATAACCTAGTTGGTAAGTTACCAGAATGGCTAGGTCAGCCCAAGAATCTTGTTGAACTTCATTTGCTCTATAACTCTCGTCATGGTCCCATCCCAGCTTCTTTAGGTTTAACGAAAATTCTTTCTGTATTATGGCTAGGAAGGAATGAATTAAATGGAACTCTTCTCGAAAGTTTGGGACAACTTTCTAAGTTGATACTTTTGATGGTTCTTCCAATCATTTGA